A genomic segment from Clostridium pasteurianum BC1 encodes:
- the minC gene encoding septum site-determining protein MinC, with translation MDEDKIVLKGNKDGLNVLIDMNAFKDFSDMLEKLEQKLSRGKRFYKGCTLKITTQLKFISERELRKLKDILFEEFLIKDCIFQDIEENESRIFTGVYEGRTKFFRKTVRSGQVINYTGNIVIIGDVNPGSEIFAAGNIIVLGSLKGDVHAGVNGNDKSIIAAFRLEPKVLQIANIMTRAPENDEEPDYPEVAKIKGNTIIVEPYSPNKFI, from the coding sequence ATGGATGAAGACAAAATTGTGCTAAAAGGAAATAAAGATGGCCTAAATGTACTAATTGATATGAATGCATTTAAAGATTTCAGTGATATGCTGGAAAAATTAGAACAAAAGCTTTCAAGAGGTAAAAGATTTTATAAGGGCTGTACATTGAAAATTACTACACAACTTAAGTTTATAAGTGAAAGAGAGCTTAGAAAATTAAAGGATATTCTCTTCGAAGAATTTCTTATAAAGGATTGTATATTTCAGGACATTGAAGAAAATGAAAGTAGAATTTTTACGGGAGTTTATGAAGGAAGAACTAAATTTTTCAGAAAAACCGTAAGAAGTGGTCAGGTAATAAATTATACTGGAAATATAGTTATAATAGGTGATGTGAATCCTGGGTCTGAAATTTTTGCAGCAGGAAATATTATTGTGCTTGGAAGTCTTAAAGGAGATGTACATGCCGGTGTAAACGGTAATGACAAGTCAATTATAGCTGCTTTTAGGTTAGAACCTAAGGTTTTGCAAATAGCTAATATAATGACAAGGGCGCCAGAAAACGATGAAGAGCCCGATTATCCTGAGGTAGCAAAAATAAAAGGAAACACTATAATTGTAGAACCTTATTCACCTAATAAATTCATATAA
- the minD gene encoding septum site-determining protein MinD, with amino-acid sequence MGEAIVITSGKGGVGKTTTTANIGTALAAMGKKVVMVDGDTGLRNLDVLMGLENRIVFTLLDVVEENCRLKQALIRDKRYDNLFLLPTAQTRDKNDVNPEQMLNLVNELKNEYDYILIDCPAGIEQGFENAVIGADRAIVVVNPEVTSVRDADRVIGKLDARGLEDHKLIVNRIDIEMVKRGDMLGINDIIDNLAIKLIGVVPNDRDITVSTNRGEPIVLNNNSKAGHAFLDIAKRITGEEVPFISLEEDETSNGIMAAIKKLFKFK; translated from the coding sequence ATGGGAGAAGCTATTGTAATAACATCTGGAAAAGGTGGAGTTGGAAAAACTACTACTACAGCAAATATTGGTACGGCGCTTGCAGCTATGGGAAAGAAAGTAGTAATGGTGGATGGTGATACGGGCCTTAGAAATTTGGATGTATTAATGGGACTTGAAAATAGAATAGTCTTTACACTTTTAGATGTAGTTGAGGAAAATTGCAGATTAAAGCAGGCACTTATAAGAGATAAAAGGTATGATAATCTGTTTCTGCTTCCAACGGCCCAAACTAGGGATAAAAATGATGTAAATCCAGAACAAATGCTTAATTTAGTAAATGAACTTAAAAATGAATATGATTATATTTTAATTGATTGTCCAGCAGGAATTGAACAGGGATTTGAAAATGCAGTTATAGGCGCTGACAGGGCAATTGTGGTGGTAAACCCTGAGGTCACTTCTGTAAGAGATGCTGACAGAGTAATTGGAAAATTAGATGCCAGAGGATTAGAAGATCATAAGCTTATAGTTAACAGAATAGACATTGAAATGGTTAAGCGAGGTGATATGCTGGGTATTAATGACATAATAGATAATTTGGCAATAAAGCTTATTGGGGTTGTACCTAATGATAGGGATATAACAGTTTCTACTAATAGAGGGGAGCCTATAGTTTTAAATAACAATTCCAAGGCTGGGCATGCTTTTTTAGATATTGCAAAAAGGATAACAGGAGAAGAGGTTCCTTTTATTTCTTTGGAAGAAGATGAAACATCTAATGGCATTATGGCAGCTATAAAAAAATTATTTAAATTTAAGTAG
- the minE gene encoding cell division topological specificity factor MinE has translation MDLFKLFSSKPSSKDVANERLKLILIHDRADLSPELLELIKGEIMNVIAKYVEIDNSDVEVKLTRVEEQDGNSPALVANIPIRKMKIKK, from the coding sequence ATGGATTTATTTAAATTATTTTCAAGTAAACCTTCTTCAAAGGATGTAGCCAATGAAAGATTAAAGTTAATTTTAATTCATGATAGAGCTGATTTGTCTCCAGAGCTTCTTGAACTGATAAAGGGTGAAATAATGAATGTTATAGCTAAATATGTGGAGATTGATAATTCTGATGTAGAAGTAAAACTTACAAGAGTTGAGGAGCAGGATGGAAATTCACCAGCGCTTGTGGCAAATATACCTATAAGAAAAATGAAGATTAAAAAATAA
- a CDS encoding M23 family metallopeptidase yields the protein MGSFNSQYENYYNALSKKGYGQNKLPYKRQSNVEKSIFSKRKLLRTFEMQLIGTVVLFLLAFTCKLYVNPQTKMVYNYSKNIVNENFDYKSAILYIKSIDVNNLVKSVKSDNITDFQNKATNWIDSVRTKVMGGKTIKENITNNFTVPVNGKVLQGYGQMKNSTTGEVEFHKGIDIECSLNTDIKASYNGFIKEAGEDKTLGKYLVIDHENGIETKYAHMNSLQVKKGDKVNKDQIIGKSGNTGKVVSPSLYFELIYMGENLDPQQYLNI from the coding sequence ATGGGGAGTTTTAACAGCCAGTATGAAAATTATTATAATGCATTATCCAAAAAGGGATACGGCCAGAACAAATTACCTTATAAAAGACAGTCTAATGTTGAAAAATCTATTTTTAGCAAGAGAAAGCTTTTGAGAACTTTTGAAATGCAACTTATAGGTACTGTAGTTCTCTTTCTGCTTGCATTTACCTGTAAGCTTTATGTTAATCCACAGACAAAGATGGTATATAATTATTCTAAAAATATTGTAAATGAGAATTTTGATTACAAATCCGCAATATTATATATAAAGAGTATAGATGTAAATAATTTAGTGAAGTCAGTTAAGAGCGATAATATTACAGATTTTCAAAACAAGGCAACAAATTGGATTGATAGTGTTAGAACAAAGGTTATGGGAGGTAAAACTATTAAGGAAAATATAACTAATAATTTTACAGTTCCTGTAAATGGCAAAGTATTACAAGGATATGGTCAAATGAAAAATAGTACTACAGGTGAAGTTGAATTCCATAAGGGAATAGATATTGAATGCTCATTAAATACAGATATAAAGGCCTCTTATAATGGATTCATAAAAGAAGCAGGAGAGGATAAAACGCTGGGGAAATATTTGGTTATAGATCATGAAAATGGTATTGAGACAAAATATGCTCATATGAACTCCCTTCAAGTGAAAAAAGGTGATAAAGTCAACAAAGATCAGATTATTGGAAAATCAGGTAATACGGGAAAAGTAGTTTCTCCTTCACTATACTTTGAATTAATATATATGGGTGAAAATCTTGATCCACAGCAATACTTAAATATTTAA
- a CDS encoding M50 family metallopeptidase, with protein MIKINKFFIPYIVLLVFIGFNGDLFIAFAMVIFHEFTHYFVARYFGFKNGNVEILPFGAALRLDDLAEASFKEDLIISLSGPIFNLVLAVIFYVLNLHFNRTFIHSLFFTNAALGIFNLMPALPLDGGRILRDLIGKKTIYRFANLITIIVSMCIGSIFMLYYIYCFFKGQMNLSFGIIALYIMIYSFREKERIAYIIMSDIIKKKFRFIKRGYIENRNFSIYYKSELLKALSLAEKNKYNIFTVLDEELRVVDIIYEEEILEALKSYGNITIEELIQIHEKKEI; from the coding sequence TTGATTAAAATTAATAAATTTTTTATACCATATATTGTTTTACTAGTGTTTATAGGTTTTAACGGAGATCTATTCATAGCTTTTGCCATGGTTATTTTTCATGAATTCACACACTATTTTGTAGCAAGATATTTTGGATTTAAAAACGGTAATGTTGAAATTTTACCCTTTGGTGCTGCTTTAAGGCTTGATGATTTAGCAGAAGCTTCATTTAAGGAAGATTTGATAATTTCACTGTCAGGGCCAATTTTTAATTTAGTACTGGCAGTTATTTTTTATGTATTGAATTTACACTTTAATAGAACTTTTATACATTCATTATTTTTTACCAATGCTGCTCTTGGAATATTTAATTTAATGCCAGCATTACCTTTAGATGGCGGAAGGATATTAAGAGATTTAATAGGGAAAAAGACCATATACAGATTTGCAAATTTAATTACTATTATAGTTAGTATGTGTATTGGAAGTATATTTATGTTATATTATATATACTGTTTTTTTAAAGGCCAGATGAATTTGTCCTTTGGAATTATAGCACTTTATATAATGATATATTCTTTTAGGGAAAAGGAAAGGATAGCATATATAATCATGAGTGATATTATAAAGAAAAAATTTAGATTTATAAAAAGAGGTTATATAGAAAATAGAAATTTTTCTATATACTATAAAAGTGAATTATTAAAGGCGCTTAGTCTGGCAGAAAAAAATAAATACAATATTTTTACTGTACTTGATGAAGAATTAAGAGTTGTGGATATAATTTATGAAGAAGAGATTTTAGAGGCACTAAAAAGTTATGGAAATATAACTATAGAGGAATTAATACAAATACACGAGAAAAAGGAAATATAG
- a CDS encoding TIGR03960 family B12-binding radical SAM protein, with product MKKITDDILHRVEKPARYTGGEFNSCVKDKNKVDIRFAFCFPDVYEVGMSHLGMKILYHVLNKREDTYCERAFAPWPDMEKLMRESEIPLYALETKDSLKEFDFIGFTLQYEMSYTNILNMLDMSGIEVRASKRKEEDPVVICGGPCAYNPEPLYDIADIFSIGEGEEHLNELLDLYKKYKGKSKKEFLREASKIEGTYVPGLYEVYYKEDGTIKEFKPKYEDIPKAIKKRIIKNFNDVEYPDKLIVPYNEIVHDRIMLETFRGCTRGCRFCQAGMIYRPVREKKSEKLLDISERLIENTGYDEISLTSLSICDYSDIQNLINSMVEKYRDEKVGVSLPSLRIDSFSVDLIKEIQKVRKTGLTFAPEAGSQRMRDVINKGVTEEDLINSVRSAFKAGWSTIKLYFMIGLPFETAEDVKGIAYLSKKVIEEYYKVPKEERKKGLKVTASTSIFVPKPFTPFQWAAMDKMPSVRGKIGELQKVMDKRVTYNWHETPVSYLEAVFARGDRRMCDVLVKAFEKGAKFDGWSQYFDYELWMEAMRDCNIDGDFYAYRERSYEEFLPWDFIDIGVNKEFLIKENANAKLAVITPDCRSGCKNCGINVNFKEGKCFEGAIFN from the coding sequence TTGAAGAAAATAACCGATGATATTTTGCACAGAGTTGAAAAACCAGCCAGATACACAGGTGGTGAATTTAACTCCTGTGTTAAAGATAAGAATAAAGTAGATATAAGATTTGCTTTTTGTTTTCCAGATGTATATGAGGTAGGTATGTCCCATCTTGGAATGAAGATACTTTATCATGTTTTAAACAAAAGAGAGGATACCTACTGCGAAAGGGCTTTTGCACCTTGGCCGGATATGGAAAAGCTCATGAGAGAAAGTGAAATACCACTATATGCTCTTGAAACAAAAGATTCTTTAAAAGAATTTGATTTTATAGGATTTACACTCCAATATGAAATGAGTTATACAAATATTTTAAATATGTTAGATATGTCAGGAATAGAGGTAAGAGCTTCCAAAAGGAAAGAAGAGGATCCTGTAGTAATATGTGGAGGTCCCTGTGCCTATAATCCCGAGCCTCTTTATGATATAGCTGATATATTCTCTATTGGAGAAGGAGAGGAACATCTAAATGAATTACTGGATCTATATAAAAAATACAAAGGAAAAAGTAAAAAGGAGTTTTTAAGAGAAGCTTCTAAAATAGAAGGTACTTATGTTCCAGGTCTTTATGAAGTTTATTATAAGGAAGATGGAACTATAAAGGAGTTTAAACCAAAATATGAAGATATACCTAAAGCTATAAAGAAGAGAATAATTAAAAATTTCAATGATGTAGAATATCCAGATAAACTAATTGTACCCTACAATGAAATTGTGCATGATAGAATTATGCTGGAAACCTTTAGGGGTTGTACTAGGGGCTGCAGATTTTGTCAGGCGGGAATGATTTATAGGCCTGTAAGAGAAAAAAAATCAGAAAAATTATTGGACATATCTGAAAGACTTATTGAAAATACTGGCTATGATGAAATTTCTCTTACTTCTCTAAGCATTTGTGATTATTCAGATATACAAAATTTAATTAATTCTATGGTGGAGAAATATAGAGATGAAAAGGTTGGTGTATCATTGCCATCCCTCAGAATAGACTCATTCTCAGTGGATTTAATAAAGGAAATTCAGAAAGTCAGAAAGACTGGGCTTACCTTTGCACCAGAAGCGGGCTCCCAGAGAATGAGAGATGTAATAAATAAAGGAGTAACAGAAGAGGATTTAATTAACTCTGTTAGAAGTGCCTTTAAAGCTGGCTGGTCAACTATTAAGCTTTACTTTATGATAGGCCTTCCCTTTGAAACTGCAGAGGATGTGAAGGGAATAGCTTATTTATCAAAAAAAGTTATAGAGGAATATTATAAGGTTCCAAAGGAAGAAAGAAAAAAGGGCTTAAAGGTTACTGCCAGTACTTCTATATTTGTTCCTAAACCCTTTACACCTTTCCAATGGGCAGCAATGGATAAAATGCCTTCTGTAAGGGGAAAAATAGGAGAACTACAAAAGGTTATGGATAAGAGGGTAACTTACAACTGGCATGAGACACCTGTAAGCTATCTTGAGGCGGTTTTTGCAAGAGGAGATAGAAGAATGTGCGATGTACTGGTGAAGGCCTTTGAAAAAGGAGCAAAATTTGATGGCTGGTCTCAGTATTTTGATTATGAATTGTGGATGGAAGCTATGAGGGATTGTAATATAGACGGAGATTTTTATGCCTATAGAGAAAGAAGTTATGAAGAATTTTTACCCTGGGATTTTATAGATATTGGTGTAAATAAAGAATTTTTAATTAAAGAAAATGCAAATGCAAAGCTAGCAGTTATTACTCCTGATTGTAGAAGTGGATGTAAAAATTGTGGTATAAATGTTAATTTTAAAGAAGGGAAGTGCTTTGAAGGTGCGATATTTAATTAA
- a CDS encoding TIGR03936 family radical SAM-associated protein, producing MKVRYLIKFTKGSEVKFVSHLDIMRTIQRTFKRAALPVDYSKGFNPHMKLSIAQPLSVGMYSLGDYLDIEFKEAVDINEIERKFNESSTENIKLLKVVEIKELYDKDGRKIPQAMAAIDGASYKINIKYLNTDDLNNELDNMLQLKAWNIIKKTKSGEKEIDIKPMIKNLKPNVEGDYLKLEAELSCGSRENLSAELLAQYIKQNTKAVDEEAFTEIVRTEMYGVKNKKLVPLWQYFQQ from the coding sequence TTGAAGGTGCGATATTTAATTAAATTTACAAAGGGCTCTGAAGTAAAATTTGTTTCTCATCTTGATATTATGAGAACAATTCAGAGAACCTTTAAGAGAGCTGCACTTCCTGTAGATTATTCTAAGGGCTTTAATCCTCATATGAAGCTTTCCATCGCTCAGCCTCTATCTGTTGGAATGTATTCTTTAGGAGATTATCTCGATATAGAATTCAAAGAAGCAGTAGATATAAATGAAATAGAAAGAAAGTTTAATGAGAGTTCTACGGAAAATATAAAATTATTAAAGGTAGTTGAAATTAAGGAACTCTATGACAAAGATGGCAGGAAGATTCCTCAAGCCATGGCAGCAATTGATGGAGCAAGCTATAAAATAAATATAAAATATTTGAATACAGATGATCTTAATAACGAACTTGATAATATGCTTCAGCTTAAAGCGTGGAACATTATTAAGAAGACTAAAAGTGGTGAAAAAGAGATTGATATTAAACCAATGATTAAGAATTTAAAGCCTAATGTGGAGGGTGATTATCTTAAGCTGGAAGCAGAACTTTCTTGTGGAAGCAGAGAAAATTTATCAGCAGAGCTTTTGGCACAGTATATAAAACAAAATACTAAAGCTGTAGATGAAGAGGCCTTCACAGAAATTGTAAGAACGGAAATGTATGGCGTTAAAAATAAAAAGTTAGTACCACTTTGGCAGTATTTTCAGCAATAA